One genomic region from Flagellimonas oceani encodes:
- a CDS encoding aldehyde dehydrogenase, giving the protein MVKQLVAAQNDFFATQKTKDVSFRKQYLKKLQQEIIDQEDAICDALYADFKKPKFESLATETQLALAELNYAIKNIASWSEPEKVSGSWSNFPSKEWIQPEPYGKVLIISPWNYPFLLAISPLIGALAAGNTAILKPSEFSVHTSKIISQIIRKVFPPEYVTVVEGGVEVSSQLLAQKWEYIFFTGSTKVGKIVYKSAAEHLTPVTLELSGKNPCVVDKTATISLAAKRIAWGKFINAGQTCIAPDYILVHQSVKDALVDNLKKSITEFYGEDMEASNDFARIATGKHYDELKTMLKGEKVLFGGKFTDNDRYVAPTLVDEPERDSAIMEGEIFGPVLPLISYTDESELHPIISKYPNPLAFYVFSSSKKFQKRLMDRYSFGGGAINDTVVHISNKDLPFGGVGQSGIGGYHGKHTFDLFSHHKSIAKRGTWLDVPLRYAPYTISTGLMKKIKHLF; this is encoded by the coding sequence ATGGTGAAGCAATTGGTGGCCGCCCAAAACGACTTTTTTGCCACACAAAAGACCAAGGATGTCAGCTTTAGAAAGCAGTATCTCAAAAAACTGCAGCAAGAGATCATAGATCAGGAGGATGCTATTTGTGATGCCCTGTACGCCGATTTTAAAAAACCGAAGTTCGAAAGTTTGGCCACGGAGACGCAATTGGCGCTCGCCGAACTAAACTATGCCATAAAGAACATTGCTTCGTGGAGCGAACCGGAAAAGGTCTCCGGCTCTTGGTCCAATTTCCCTTCAAAAGAGTGGATACAGCCCGAGCCCTATGGCAAAGTACTCATTATTTCACCGTGGAACTATCCGTTCTTGTTGGCCATTTCCCCTTTGATAGGAGCCTTGGCCGCAGGCAACACGGCCATTTTGAAACCTTCGGAATTCAGTGTGCATACGTCCAAGATCATTTCGCAGATCATCCGCAAAGTGTTTCCGCCCGAGTATGTAACCGTGGTGGAGGGTGGAGTAGAGGTGTCCTCGCAATTGTTGGCCCAAAAATGGGAATACATTTTTTTTACGGGCAGTACCAAAGTGGGAAAAATTGTTTACAAAAGTGCCGCCGAGCACCTAACGCCCGTTACTCTGGAACTTAGCGGAAAAAATCCGTGTGTTGTGGATAAAACAGCTACCATATCATTGGCGGCCAAACGTATCGCATGGGGAAAGTTCATCAATGCGGGGCAAACCTGTATAGCCCCGGACTATATTTTGGTGCACCAAAGTGTGAAAGATGCCCTGGTGGACAACCTTAAAAAATCGATCACCGAGTTTTACGGGGAAGATATGGAGGCTTCCAACGACTTTGCCAGAATCGCCACCGGCAAACATTACGATGAACTTAAAACAATGCTCAAAGGTGAGAAAGTGCTATTTGGGGGCAAGTTTACGGACAATGACCGGTATGTGGCCCCCACTTTGGTGGACGAACCCGAACGGGACAGTGCAATTATGGAAGGGGAGATATTCGGGCCCGTTTTGCCCTTGATTTCCTATACGGATGAAAGTGAACTGCATCCCATCATTTCCAAATATCCAAACCCATTGGCATTCTATGTGTTCTCCAGCAGCAAAAAGTTCCAAAAACGTTTGATGGACCGTTATTCCTTTGGCGGCGGTGCCATTAACGATACCGTGGTGCACATCAGCAACAAGGACCTACCGTTTGGCGGAGTGGGCCAGTCCGGGATAGGGGGGTATCATGGAAAACATACGTTCGACCTGTTCTCCCACCATAAATCCATAGCAAAAAGGGGAACGTGGCTCGATGTTCCGCTCCGTTACGCACCTTATACAATTTCAACAGGTTTGATGAAAAAAATCAAACATTTATTTTAA
- a CDS encoding DUF5004 domain-containing protein, with amino-acid sequence MKNTKILTLLILSLTLMFSCSDDGDDGPSGLSNEELVGTWTLIEINLSDEVDIDADGQASSNLMDEADCVSGSIIFNADATYQFEQASFTINSITNDQYYLDCNGTNLATGAWASDGTKVAFQGSNILSDNFQLMGNQLIWNQDEELPGVSSYVYEKQ; translated from the coding sequence ATGAAAAATACCAAAATATTAACCTTGTTGATTTTGTCCCTAACACTGATGTTTTCCTGTAGTGATGACGGCGATGATGGCCCATCTGGTCTTTCCAATGAAGAACTTGTGGGTACTTGGACCTTGATAGAGATCAATTTGAGTGACGAAGTCGATATTGATGCTGACGGGCAGGCTTCCAGCAACTTGATGGATGAAGCGGATTGCGTTTCGGGGAGCATTATTTTCAATGCCGATGCCACCTACCAGTTTGAGCAGGCCAGTTTCACCATCAACTCCATAACCAACGACCAGTATTACCTAGATTGCAACGGAACCAACTTGGCAACAGGGGCTTGGGCGAGCGATGGCACCAAAGTCGCCTTTCAAGGGAGCAATATTTTGAGCGATAATTTCCAATTGATGGGGAATCAACTTATTTGGAACCAGGATGAGGAATTACCCGGAGTATCATCCTATGTATATGAAAAACAGTAG
- a CDS encoding GntR family transcriptional regulator has translation MGKLSALRDKIKAHLLEQIQNGELQVGKTINLAELSRATGISVTPIREALTQLEQAQVIQAVPNRGFVVAKLSKHEVKDLIEIVAQLEVMALENSEFETEGMETLDKLQSELEATETIAEGLRARFNFHNYLVQHCSNKILLQILRDLKVRLHFYEHDFIKDHGFFQKLSAQTRSVVDAIQEDNVPTAALILRMHWMSILEHIEGQIGVKNG, from the coding sequence ATGGGCAAACTTTCAGCTTTAAGGGATAAAATCAAGGCGCATCTGTTGGAGCAGATTCAGAACGGTGAATTGCAGGTGGGCAAGACCATTAATCTGGCGGAGCTGTCCCGGGCAACCGGCATTAGCGTAACGCCCATTCGTGAGGCGTTGACGCAGTTGGAGCAAGCACAGGTGATCCAAGCGGTGCCCAATCGTGGGTTTGTGGTAGCCAAGCTGTCCAAGCATGAGGTCAAAGACCTGATCGAAATTGTAGCGCAATTGGAAGTGATGGCCTTGGAAAATTCCGAGTTTGAAACCGAGGGAATGGAAACCTTGGACAAGCTGCAATCCGAACTCGAAGCCACGGAAACCATTGCGGAAGGATTACGGGCCCGGTTCAATTTTCACAATTATTTGGTACAGCATTGCAGCAATAAAATACTATTGCAAATCTTGAGGGACCTAAAAGTCCGGCTTCATTTTTATGAGCACGATTTTATCAAAGACCATGGCTTTTTCCAAAAACTAAGTGCGCAAACACGCTCCGTGGTGGATGCCATACAGGAGGACAATGTGCCTACGGCCGCATTGATCCTACGTATGCATTGGATGTCCATTTTGGAACATATTGAAGGGCAGATAGGTGTTAAAAATGGTTAA
- a CDS encoding NTP transferase domain-containing protein has protein sequence MKPKPKTSSKSPSKLYGLILSGGESSRMGKDKGLINYHGMPQREYLCHLLEEICDDVFLSIRSEQVCEVPSGFKNIVDQNDHKGPYNGILSAFKAQPNVAWLVLACDLPLINLQTIGQLISGRNPNKTATAFANPETGEPEPLACIWEVKGLEESLQFLEDRNTRSPKKFLMNADIALVHPKYGQDLFNANSPQDYDFVKRKLEEREGG, from the coding sequence GTGAAGCCAAAACCCAAAACATCCAGCAAAAGCCCATCAAAACTTTATGGACTGATATTGTCCGGTGGGGAAAGCTCAAGGATGGGAAAGGATAAGGGCCTCATAAATTATCATGGAATGCCGCAGCGGGAATACCTGTGCCACCTTTTAGAGGAGATTTGTGACGATGTGTTCCTGAGTATCCGCTCGGAACAGGTTTGTGAAGTCCCATCAGGTTTTAAGAATATCGTGGACCAAAATGACCATAAAGGTCCCTACAACGGAATATTGAGCGCTTTTAAGGCCCAACCCAACGTTGCATGGCTGGTACTGGCCTGCGATCTACCTTTGATAAATTTGCAGACCATTGGGCAATTGATATCGGGAAGAAATCCAAATAAGACGGCAACCGCTTTTGCAAACCCTGAAACGGGCGAACCGGAGCCGTTGGCCTGTATTTGGGAGGTTAAAGGGCTTGAAGAGTCGTTGCAATTTTTAGAGGACAGGAACACCAGGAGCCCCAAAAAGTTTTTGATGAACGCCGACATTGCCCTGGTACACCCAAAATATGGGCAGGACTTGTTCAATGCCAACTCACCCCAGGATTATGATTTTGTAAAAAGGAAGCTGGAAGAGCGGGAGGGAGGCTAG
- a CDS encoding MoaD/ThiS family protein — MTILLFGATKDIIGTPTLSVPTASLSGRKIPNTVGELKKFLESTYPELKSLTKVTVAVNQNYASDHDRINSYDEIALIPPPSI; from the coding sequence ATGACTATACTTTTGTTCGGAGCTACCAAAGATATTATCGGGACCCCAACATTATCCGTTCCAACGGCGAGCTTATCGGGAAGAAAAATACCGAATACGGTAGGAGAGCTCAAGAAATTTCTTGAAAGCACCTATCCAGAACTAAAATCCTTGACCAAAGTAACCGTTGCGGTGAACCAAAATTACGCCTCGGACCATGATAGGATAAATTCGTATGACGAAATTGCACTGATACCGCCACCGAGTATTTGA
- a CDS encoding vWA domain-containing protein: MKNILRFTFLISLGLILFSCGNADDDVSFDIDDRELGLGEEPDDCLGFDENEILLSIQDEYTTQPGKVSVLFRVSDLMGNPISGLSADQFSIYEQGRNDDCFNSISSSESFARISPNSQVFNNNTLLVLDLSNSVLESSLDELKVATTSFINNVMPESGPESFKMAIYWFDGEDELHLLNPLTSSAAELTASIDGITTDISSDPSTDLYGAVIKSTRIAEDLLDENSDVINAASVVLFTDGTDQASRYRESDALKAVEEADRNISFFSIGLGAEIDTEVLEQIGKTASVFASNSEELENTFNDISERVEEQAGSYYLFEYCTPKRDGSGESNLVIQLTHNGLQGAVQTKFSANGFTGGCE; the protein is encoded by the coding sequence ATGAAAAATATACTTCGATTTACCTTCCTTATATCTCTTGGACTTATTTTATTCTCCTGCGGAAATGCCGATGACGACGTGAGTTTTGACATTGACGACAGGGAACTTGGGCTCGGTGAAGAACCGGATGACTGCTTAGGTTTTGATGAAAACGAGATTTTATTGTCCATTCAGGATGAATATACCACACAACCTGGCAAGGTCTCCGTTCTGTTCAGGGTGTCCGACCTTATGGGCAATCCTATTTCTGGCTTGTCCGCCGACCAATTCTCCATTTACGAACAAGGTAGGAACGACGACTGTTTCAATTCCATATCCTCTTCCGAATCCTTTGCTCGGATTTCTCCCAATTCGCAGGTGTTCAACAACAATACCTTATTGGTGTTGGATTTGAGCAACAGTGTTTTGGAAAGCAGTTTGGATGAATTAAAGGTGGCCACCACTAGTTTTATAAATAATGTAATGCCCGAATCAGGTCCGGAATCCTTCAAAATGGCCATTTATTGGTTTGATGGTGAGGACGAACTTCATTTATTGAACCCATTGACTTCATCTGCAGCTGAATTGACAGCTTCCATAGATGGCATCACAACCGATATCAGTAGCGACCCATCAACCGATTTGTACGGAGCGGTAATCAAATCAACAAGGATTGCCGAAGATCTTTTGGATGAAAATTCCGATGTGATCAATGCGGCTTCCGTGGTATTGTTCACCGATGGTACCGACCAAGCATCCCGCTACAGGGAATCCGATGCATTAAAAGCTGTAGAGGAAGCGGATAGAAACATTTCTTTCTTCTCTATTGGACTTGGTGCCGAAATCGATACCGAGGTTTTGGAGCAAATCGGGAAAACAGCCAGTGTGTTTGCAAGCAATTCCGAAGAGTTGGAAAATACCTTTAACGATATATCCGAACGTGTGGAGGAACAAGCGGGAAGCTATTACCTATTCGAATATTGTACCCCAAAACGTGACGGTAGCGGCGAAAGCAACTTGG